From the genome of Eublepharis macularius isolate TG4126 chromosome 12, MPM_Emac_v1.0, whole genome shotgun sequence, one region includes:
- the LOC129338201 gene encoding transmembrane ascorbate-dependent reductase CYB561 isoform X2 — translation MEDLAAPAASSMGFTYMVAASQTLGLAVILMTGAWMGVYRGGIAWENSNLQLNVHPLCMIVGMVFLQGDALLVYRIFRNESKRSTKILHGFLHALALVIALVGLIAVFEYHKKKGYSNMYSLHSWCGIAAFSFYLLQLLCECREGVAGLGNPSSTNNVALRLLQSALIRKRAAVSEWLLGLVFFLCPGVSFSLRSRYKPLHVFFGVSLLILSITTTLLGILEMLLFKISDSYSSFVPEGVLANILGLLLVAFGAALAYILTRDEWRRSPLAEELALSMDFKTLTEGESPAGSH, via the exons ATGGAGGATTTGGCTGCCCCCGCAGCCAGTTCAATGGGCTTCACCTACATGGTGGCTGCCTCGCAGACCCTGGGCCTGGCTGTGATCCTGATGACGGGGGCCTGGATGGGCGTGTATCGTGGAGGCATCGCTTGGGAGAACTCAAACCTGCAGCTTAACGTCCACCCGCTGTGCATGATTGTTGGAATGGTGTTTTTGCAAGGAGATG CCCTCCTGGTTTATCGCATTTTCAGGAATGAGAGCAAGCGTTCTACCAAGATCCTACATGGCTTCCTCCATGCCCTGGCGCTGGTCATTGCCCTGGTTG GTCTGATTGCTGTGTTTGAATACCACAAGAAGAAAGGCTATTCAAATATGTACAGCCTCCATAGCTGGTGTGGAATCGCTGCTTTTAGTTTCTACTTGCTACAG ctgctgtgtgagtgcagagaaggtgtggcaggtttGGGGAACCCCAGCTCGACAAATAATGTCGCCTTGAGACTTTTGCAATCTGCGCTCATTAGAAAAAGGGCTGCTGTTTCGGAG TGGCTGCTCGGACTGGTCTTCTTCCTCTGCCCTGGAGTTTCATTCTCGCTTCGCAGCAGATACAAACCACTGCATGTGTTTTTTGGGGTCTCCCTCCTCATCCTTTCTATCACCACAACGCTGCTGGGAATCCTGGAAATGCTGCTGTTCAAGATAAG tGACAGCTACAGTTCATTCGTCCCCGAAGGCGTTTTAGCCAATATCTTGGGCCTGTTGCTGGTGGCCTTCGGGGCAGCTCTGGCCTACATCCTGACCCGGGATGAGTGGCGAAGATCCCCCTTGGCTGAGGAGCTGGCACTTTCCATGGATTTCAAAACCCTCACGGAAGGAGAGAGCCCAGCAGGCTCCCACTGA
- the LOC129338201 gene encoding transmembrane ascorbate-dependent reductase CYB561 isoform X1, producing MESCTKSPDLYSSVAPVCSMEDLAAPAASSMGFTYMVAASQTLGLAVILMTGAWMGVYRGGIAWENSNLQLNVHPLCMIVGMVFLQGDALLVYRIFRNESKRSTKILHGFLHALALVIALVGLIAVFEYHKKKGYSNMYSLHSWCGIAAFSFYLLQLLCECREGVAGLGNPSSTNNVALRLLQSALIRKRAAVSEWLLGLVFFLCPGVSFSLRSRYKPLHVFFGVSLLILSITTTLLGILEMLLFKISDSYSSFVPEGVLANILGLLLVAFGAALAYILTRDEWRRSPLAEELALSMDFKTLTEGESPAGSH from the exons ATGGAATCCTGCACAAAAT CTCCAGATCTGTACTCCTCAGTGGCACCTGTGTGTAGCATGGAGGATTTGGCTGCCCCCGCAGCCAGTTCAATGGGCTTCACCTACATGGTGGCTGCCTCGCAGACCCTGGGCCTGGCTGTGATCCTGATGACGGGGGCCTGGATGGGCGTGTATCGTGGAGGCATCGCTTGGGAGAACTCAAACCTGCAGCTTAACGTCCACCCGCTGTGCATGATTGTTGGAATGGTGTTTTTGCAAGGAGATG CCCTCCTGGTTTATCGCATTTTCAGGAATGAGAGCAAGCGTTCTACCAAGATCCTACATGGCTTCCTCCATGCCCTGGCGCTGGTCATTGCCCTGGTTG GTCTGATTGCTGTGTTTGAATACCACAAGAAGAAAGGCTATTCAAATATGTACAGCCTCCATAGCTGGTGTGGAATCGCTGCTTTTAGTTTCTACTTGCTACAG ctgctgtgtgagtgcagagaaggtgtggcaggtttGGGGAACCCCAGCTCGACAAATAATGTCGCCTTGAGACTTTTGCAATCTGCGCTCATTAGAAAAAGGGCTGCTGTTTCGGAG TGGCTGCTCGGACTGGTCTTCTTCCTCTGCCCTGGAGTTTCATTCTCGCTTCGCAGCAGATACAAACCACTGCATGTGTTTTTTGGGGTCTCCCTCCTCATCCTTTCTATCACCACAACGCTGCTGGGAATCCTGGAAATGCTGCTGTTCAAGATAAG tGACAGCTACAGTTCATTCGTCCCCGAAGGCGTTTTAGCCAATATCTTGGGCCTGTTGCTGGTGGCCTTCGGGGCAGCTCTGGCCTACATCCTGACCCGGGATGAGTGGCGAAGATCCCCCTTGGCTGAGGAGCTGGCACTTTCCATGGATTTCAAAACCCTCACGGAAGGAGAGAGCCCAGCAGGCTCCCACTGA
- the LOC129338201 gene encoding transmembrane ascorbate-dependent reductase CYB561 isoform X3 — protein MESCTKSPDLYSSVAPVCSMEDLAAPAASSMGFTYMVAASQTLGLAVILMTGAWMGVYRGGIAWENSNLQLNVHPLCMIVGMVFLQGDALLVYRIFRNESKRSTKILHGFLHALALVIALVGLIAVFEYHKKKGYSNMYSLHSWCGIAAFSFYLLQWLLGLVFFLCPGVSFSLRSRYKPLHVFFGVSLLILSITTTLLGILEMLLFKISDSYSSFVPEGVLANILGLLLVAFGAALAYILTRDEWRRSPLAEELALSMDFKTLTEGESPAGSH, from the exons ATGGAATCCTGCACAAAAT CTCCAGATCTGTACTCCTCAGTGGCACCTGTGTGTAGCATGGAGGATTTGGCTGCCCCCGCAGCCAGTTCAATGGGCTTCACCTACATGGTGGCTGCCTCGCAGACCCTGGGCCTGGCTGTGATCCTGATGACGGGGGCCTGGATGGGCGTGTATCGTGGAGGCATCGCTTGGGAGAACTCAAACCTGCAGCTTAACGTCCACCCGCTGTGCATGATTGTTGGAATGGTGTTTTTGCAAGGAGATG CCCTCCTGGTTTATCGCATTTTCAGGAATGAGAGCAAGCGTTCTACCAAGATCCTACATGGCTTCCTCCATGCCCTGGCGCTGGTCATTGCCCTGGTTG GTCTGATTGCTGTGTTTGAATACCACAAGAAGAAAGGCTATTCAAATATGTACAGCCTCCATAGCTGGTGTGGAATCGCTGCTTTTAGTTTCTACTTGCTACAG TGGCTGCTCGGACTGGTCTTCTTCCTCTGCCCTGGAGTTTCATTCTCGCTTCGCAGCAGATACAAACCACTGCATGTGTTTTTTGGGGTCTCCCTCCTCATCCTTTCTATCACCACAACGCTGCTGGGAATCCTGGAAATGCTGCTGTTCAAGATAAG tGACAGCTACAGTTCATTCGTCCCCGAAGGCGTTTTAGCCAATATCTTGGGCCTGTTGCTGGTGGCCTTCGGGGCAGCTCTGGCCTACATCCTGACCCGGGATGAGTGGCGAAGATCCCCCTTGGCTGAGGAGCTGGCACTTTCCATGGATTTCAAAACCCTCACGGAAGGAGAGAGCCCAGCAGGCTCCCACTGA